The Candidatus Methanomethylicota archaeon genome includes the window CTATTTCCAAAGTATATTGCTATTGCCCAATCCTTTGCTGTTTTTGTGGGTAGGTCTTGGAAGAATGGCATGTCTCTTAATTTGTTTCCATATGCATCCTTTTCTGGGTAGAATACGTTGGCTGCTAGGGCTGCTAATCCAACTTCGTAGCCTGGTAAGTATCCTAGATTTACATACTTCTTGCCGTAGTCTGGGTGATCTTTCGATGCTCCCAGTATGGTTTGGAATGCTGCTTCAGTGTATGGTACTGCTTCTGTTCTGACATCTACGAACAATACCTTTAACCCTTTACTTACGCAGTGGTAGAATAGGGCTAGTAGTGTTGGTTGGCATTCTGCGGCTGCTGCTGGGCTTTGATCATTTATAATTACGACTACGCTTCCAGGTGGAAGTTTATCTATATAATTGTATAACCCAAGGGTTTCTGCACTATAGCTTCCCAGTGGGATTCCTATGGGTTTTAGTAGTGGTAGACTTATCACTACCCATACCACTAGGTATATCCATCTTACATCGATGTTCTCCAGCTTCTCCCATATTGTTCCTGGTTTAGTCTGCACGTCCCATCCACCCCCTCTCATATCCTAAAAGTATTCTCACGTATAGTGCTAGTGTTGCCAGTAACCCGGATATTATTATAACTCTGCTTTCTGCTTTAACCCATACTTGGTTTATCCAGTCTTTTAGTGGTACGAATCCAGGCCATATAAGTTCTCCTATGGGTGCGTTTCCAAGCATGCATATCATTCCCGCTATTAGTAGTATTGCTGCTTCAAGGCTTCTTGCTCTGAATGCTCTGTAGGCTGCTGAGGCTATGAAGAATGCTAGTATTGCGTATATTGTTGAGTCTCCTGGGCTTACTATGCCATTGAACACTATATTCTGTAGGGCATATTCCACTGTTGGTCTTTTCCCATAGAATGCATACATGACTAAGCCCCATATTAGTGGAACCCATAGGCATATTAGTAGAACCCAGCTTTCAATTCTCTTCGGATCCCTTATAACTCTTCTTCCATGTATTCTTGTGAATAGGACTACTGATATTAGGACTGCAAATGTCCCTATTATTACTTGTGCAGCTCTAATTGCCTCTGCATATGCATTTATCGTTTTTTCTAGGACTAGTGTGTCTACTGCCATGAAGAATGTTAGTACTATGACTAAAAGCCATGGTATATACCTTCTTATGACAACAGACATCTAATTTCACCTCCTATGTCATGAGCCATGTGTAGAATGTTTTGTCTCCAATAAACCATAGGATTAATCCAATGATGGTTAGTATTAACCCTATCACTCTTATTATGTCTTGACCAAATATCGTTCCAATTTGTTCTGGATTCTTTGATACGTATGCACCTGCAGTTATTAGTTCTTCGCTTATTAGCGTGTAGTCACATGCTGCTATGAAGAATGGTATTTGGTAGCTGTTTGTTGTTCCAGCTATCTGTATTGCTCCAGCCCTATATCCTGCTTCTGCGAGTATTAGTGATTCTGCTGCGAAGTATCCTAGTAGTAGGTTTGCTGCAACCTTCTCCCTTAATATCAGTCCCATAGCTCCAGTGGCGTATGCAAATTGCCTATTGCTCAGCCATAGCACTGTTTCAGGTTTATATTCCTCTGGCTTCCCAGCTTGTGTATAAGCCGTTTTTATTAAGTCTCTGGCGACAGGTTCCACGGAAGGGTCCGAGAATGTGAATATCAGTCTAGTTCCATATTCTGCGCATTTCCTAGCCACATATTGTAGTATGCTTAGTCCAGCTATTACTTGTACGTCTCCCACGCCTCCAAGTCCAACTGTGAAGTGTACCGGTCTACCCATTTCTGTGGCTCTGCCAATAGCTTCATCCAATGCATCTACTCCAGTTAGTCTTCTAATTTTTGGTTTAATGGTCCCCTTCTTCGTCAAGTACACTGCTAAGAATATTATCACCAGCGAAGCTACGAACATTATGGCGGAACCCACATAGCCGGATCTAATTTGTAGACTCATATCTACACCTCAAAACATAGAATTTTGGAGTCCTCCCATAATTTCTTTAAATTATGGGGTATTTATAATTTTTCATTTTCTCACGAATTTTCGTGGGTCATGGTGTTTTTGTAAAATTTATTGTTGCTCTTTAAGCTTCATTATTACGTCTGGTTTATTGCTTACTATTCCATCTATCCCCCTATTCTTCAGTTCCAATGCCGTTTCATAGTCATCTACAGTCCAAGCTGCAATCATAAGTTTAAGTTTATGTGCAAATTCTATTGCCTTTGCTGTGGCTAACCTATGGTATGGTAAAGCAATTTTAGCTCCAATCTTCTTCGCACCCAATATTCCATCCACAGGTTTAATGTATATCAAACCAACATTAGCCCTCCTATTATACTCCAAAACCTTCGTTAAATGTCTAGCTTCAAAGGATGTGAATAGCACAGAATCCCAAAGCCCCCTAGCATCAACCTCCCTAACAGCTGGCTCAACAGCTTCATCCACCTTCAACTCCAAAAATACAATGCACTTGCCACCAACAAGATCCAAAGCTTCACTCAACAATGGCACCTTCTCATCCAAACCAACCTTAAGCCCCCTAATGTAATCCCAAGTTAAATCCACAACCCTCCCCCTACCATTAGTTGTCCTATCCACAGTCTCATCATGCATTATAATTGCTTTACCATCAGCTGTAACCCTAACATCCATCTCCACAGCATCAACACCAAAATCCAATGCAAGCTTAAAAGCA containing:
- a CDS encoding glycerophosphodiester phosphodiesterase, yielding MVCFDDLRGRFFVVAHRGASAYRPENTLSAFKLALDFGVDAVEMDVRVTADGKAIIMHDETVDRTTNGRGRVVDLTWDYIRGLKVGLDEKVPLLSEALDLVGGKCIVFLELKVDEAVEPAVREVDARGLWDSVLFTSFEARHLTKVLEYNRRANVGLIYIKPVDGILGAKKIGAKIALPYHRLATAKAIEFAHKLKLMIAAWTVDDYETALELKNRGIDGIVSNKPDVIMKLKEQQ